A part of Streptomyces sp. NBC_01451 genomic DNA contains:
- a CDS encoding NYN domain-containing protein, whose product MDRCIVLVDAGYLLGAAASLLAGEPSRSRITVDHPALIQGLRERAESDTERPLLRIYWFDGAPDRVPQPEHRRLRVMPRVTVRLGALTRSDGRWAQKGVDAAMHAELTELARNRACSDIVLVTGDGDLLPGMMAAKEHGVAVHLWAVQAADGDYNQSEDLVAEADERRVLDRAWITKAVRAKEPGGVCAPQPVPRPEIAAILSAPLPESAHAPAAERDGGEQQEHSAAPAEQNGEQERVPTAKGVPTPKDLAALRAPGAQPAQHPANATLRWSSDKGWVDRPGVAAEPPEIAAMPTLAQLTSAEQRWADREEDITTVGGDPYEVGQVFSRRWMERLPEPAQVQKLSTMYPRIPHRIDGELLRYAARFGLLAHKDDQIDEHDRYAIRAGFWREIDVRTAAEHAPAGE is encoded by the coding sequence GTGGACCGCTGCATCGTCCTGGTGGACGCCGGGTATCTGCTGGGGGCCGCAGCGAGTCTTCTCGCCGGAGAGCCCTCGCGGTCCCGCATCACCGTCGACCACCCCGCCCTCATCCAGGGCCTGCGCGAACGCGCCGAATCGGACACCGAACGCCCACTGCTGCGCATCTACTGGTTCGACGGCGCCCCCGACCGGGTGCCCCAGCCCGAGCACCGCAGACTCCGTGTGATGCCCCGGGTCACCGTCCGGCTCGGTGCCCTGACCCGCAGCGACGGACGGTGGGCCCAGAAGGGCGTCGACGCCGCCATGCACGCCGAGCTGACCGAACTGGCCCGCAACCGCGCCTGCTCCGACATCGTCCTCGTCACCGGCGACGGCGATCTGCTGCCGGGCATGATGGCGGCCAAGGAGCACGGGGTCGCCGTGCACCTGTGGGCCGTGCAGGCGGCCGACGGCGACTACAACCAGTCCGAGGACCTGGTCGCCGAGGCCGACGAACGGCGCGTCCTCGACCGCGCGTGGATCACCAAGGCCGTACGGGCCAAGGAACCCGGCGGGGTCTGCGCGCCGCAGCCCGTGCCCCGGCCCGAGATCGCCGCGATCCTGTCCGCGCCGCTGCCCGAGTCGGCGCACGCGCCGGCGGCCGAGCGGGACGGCGGCGAGCAGCAGGAGCACTCGGCGGCGCCCGCCGAGCAGAACGGCGAGCAGGAGCGCGTACCCACCGCCAAGGGCGTACCGACCCCCAAGGACCTGGCCGCACTGCGGGCCCCCGGCGCCCAGCCGGCCCAGCATCCCGCCAACGCGACCCTGCGCTGGTCCTCCGACAAGGGCTGGGTCGACCGGCCGGGCGTGGCCGCCGAACCCCCCGAGATCGCCGCCATGCCGACGCTCGCCCAGCTCACCTCGGCCGAGCAGCGCTGGGCGGACCGCGAGGAGGACATCACCACGGTCGGCGGTGATCCGTACGAGGTCGGACAGGTGTTCTCCCGCCGCTGGATGGAGCGCCTCCCGGAACCCGCCCAGGTGCAGAAACTGTCCACGATGTACCCCCGCATCCCGCACCGCATCGACGGCGAGCTGCTGCGCTACGCCGCCCGCTTCGGCCTGCTCGCCCACAAGGACGACCAGATCGACGAGCACGACCGGTATGCGATCAGGGCCGGTTTCTGGCGCGAGATCGACGTCCGTACGGCCGCGGAGCACGCGCCCGCGGGGGAGTGA
- a CDS encoding ABC transporter ATP-binding protein — MCAVRDLTKTYRAVRGRRGAPGTPEVQATDAVDLDVRRGEIFGLLGPNGAGKSTLVRQITGLMRPDRGSVEILGHDVVRHPERAARILAYLGQESSALDDLTVSLAVETTARLRGLEVRQARAERDAVLEELGLTALAARPIRKLSGGQRRLACFATALVGERPLLVLDEPTTGMDPVARRAVWSAVDRRRAERGTTVLLVTHNVIEAETVLDRVAVLDRGRVIACDTPAGLKEQVAGEVRVDLVWREAAPLHVPEVAALRDRAVESGRRWTLRLAPEEARAAVATVTGGAAFTALDDFTLATPSLEDVYLALGGNAQGLVKA, encoded by the coding sequence GTGTGCGCGGTGCGCGATCTCACCAAGACGTATCGGGCCGTACGCGGCCGACGCGGCGCCCCCGGCACCCCCGAGGTCCAGGCCACCGACGCCGTGGACCTGGACGTCCGGCGCGGCGAGATCTTCGGGCTGCTCGGGCCGAACGGCGCCGGCAAGTCCACCCTCGTCCGGCAGATCACCGGCCTGATGCGCCCCGACCGGGGCAGCGTCGAGATCCTGGGCCACGACGTCGTACGCCACCCGGAGCGGGCCGCGCGCATCCTCGCCTACCTCGGCCAGGAGTCCAGCGCCCTCGACGACCTGACCGTCTCGCTCGCCGTCGAGACCACCGCTCGACTGCGCGGCCTGGAGGTACGGCAGGCGCGCGCGGAACGGGACGCCGTCCTGGAGGAACTGGGCCTCACGGCGCTGGCCGCCCGGCCCATCCGCAAGCTGTCCGGCGGGCAACGGCGGCTCGCGTGCTTCGCCACCGCACTCGTCGGGGAACGCCCGCTGCTCGTCCTCGACGAGCCGACGACCGGGATGGATCCGGTGGCGCGGCGGGCGGTGTGGTCGGCGGTCGACCGGCGGCGCGCCGAGCGCGGTACGACGGTGCTGCTGGTGACGCACAACGTGATCGAGGCGGAGACGGTCCTCGACCGGGTGGCCGTTCTCGACCGGGGGCGGGTGATCGCGTGCGACACCCCGGCCGGGCTGAAGGAGCAGGTCGCGGGCGAGGTCCGGGTCGATCTGGTCTGGCGGGAGGCGGCGCCCCTGCATGTCCCCGAGGTCGCCGCGCTGCGCGACCGGGCGGTCGAGTCGGGGCGCAGGTGGACGTTGCGGCTGGCTCCCGAGGAGGCCCGCGCGGCCGTCGCCACCGTCACCGGCGGGGCCGCCTTCACGGCGCTGGACGACTTCACGCTGGCCACGCCGAGCCTGGAGGACGTGTACCTGGCGCTCGGGGGGAATGCGCAGGGGCTGGTGAAGGCGTGA
- a CDS encoding ABC transporter permease, with protein MSVVPAEVLPGSAPAMEESPARRATAELGPRARLWPALVAVYRAQLSRARVARIPLLFVATFQSVGIMILMRGVVEGGGEARAVVAGASVLVVAFVALNLLAQYFGQLRASGGLDHYATLPVPPAAVVLGAAGAYASFTVPGTVVTAVFGCLLYGLPLTHLWVLALVIPLAGAALAGLGAAFGLLAPRPELATLLGQLGMSAALLLGVLPADRMPGVVRFARDLLPSTYGVEAFARTFGADPDWAFVFGDLAVCAGVGVVSLAVATWAYRRAAVR; from the coding sequence GTGAGTGTCGTACCCGCCGAGGTGCTGCCGGGCAGCGCTCCGGCCATGGAGGAGTCGCCCGCGCGGCGCGCGACGGCCGAGCTCGGACCGCGTGCGCGGCTGTGGCCCGCGCTCGTCGCGGTGTACCGGGCGCAGTTGTCCCGGGCCCGGGTCGCGCGGATTCCGCTGCTGTTCGTGGCGACCTTCCAGTCCGTCGGCATCATGATCCTGATGCGGGGTGTCGTGGAGGGGGGCGGCGAGGCACGGGCCGTGGTGGCCGGGGCTTCGGTGCTCGTCGTGGCCTTCGTCGCGCTGAATCTGCTCGCCCAGTACTTCGGGCAGCTCCGGGCCAGCGGTGGACTCGATCACTACGCCACGCTGCCGGTGCCGCCCGCGGCCGTGGTGCTGGGAGCGGCGGGCGCGTACGCCTCCTTCACCGTGCCGGGAACCGTAGTGACGGCGGTGTTCGGGTGCCTGCTGTACGGGCTGCCGCTGACGCACCTGTGGGTGCTCGCCCTGGTGATCCCGCTCGCGGGGGCCGCGCTCGCCGGGCTCGGCGCCGCGTTCGGGCTGCTCGCGCCGCGGCCGGAACTCGCCACGCTGCTCGGGCAGTTGGGCATGTCGGCGGCGCTGCTGCTCGGGGTGCTGCCGGCGGACCGGATGCCCGGGGTGGTGCGGTTCGCGCGGGACCTGCTGCCGTCCACGTACGGGGTGGAGGCCTTCGCCCGGACCTTCGGGGCGGACCCTGACTGGGCCTTCGTCTTCGGTGACCTCGCCGTGTGCGCGGGGGTCGGGGTGGTTTCGCTGGCCGTCGCGACCTGGGCGTACCGTCGGGCGGCCGTCCGGTGA